The proteins below are encoded in one region of Centropristis striata isolate RG_2023a ecotype Rhode Island chromosome 12, C.striata_1.0, whole genome shotgun sequence:
- the phf6 gene encoding LOW QUALITY PROTEIN: PHD finger protein 6 (The sequence of the model RefSeq protein was modified relative to this genomic sequence to represent the inferred CDS: inserted 1 base in 1 codon; deleted 1 base in 1 codon): MSGQRKGAAARLLKCAFCRTNREKECGQLLLSDSQKVAAHHKCMLFSSALVTSHSDSENIGGFSIEDVKKEIKRGNKLMCSSCHRPGATIGCDVKTCRRTYHYYCALKDKAQIKENPAQGIYLVYCRKHRDASQDGIQDEEAAVASDSDSSPPQSXGRGRFEKGRAKVGSRGQSEETRSTSSQAADEESSSLDRSPLRASPGDGGQRCGFCHAGEEENETRGMLHTDNSKKVAAHYKCMLFSSGTVQLTTTSRAEFGNFDVKTVIQEIKRGKRMKCTLCTQLGATIGCEIKACVKTYHYHCGLEDKAKYIENMARGIYKLYCKNHSGNEERDEEDEERENRSRQRAENNHGGTQVNGN, from the exons ATGTCCGGACAGAGGAAAGGAGCAGCGGCACGGCTGCTGAAATGTGCCTTCTGCAGAACCAACCGGGAAAAGGAGTGCgggcagctgctgctgtctgacAGCCAGAAGGTGGCAGCCCACCATAAGTGCATG CTTTTCTCCTCTGCCCTGGTCACATCTCACTCAGACAGTGAAAACATTGGAGGATTTTCCATTGAGGATGTGAAAAAGGAGATCAAGAGGGGAAATAAATTG ATGTGTTCTTCATGTCACCGGCCGGGCGCCACCATCGGCTGTGATGTGAAGACGTGCCGGAGGACGTATCACTACTACTGCGCTTTGAAGGACAAAGCTCAGATCAAAGAGAACCCCGCACAGGGGATTTACCT TGTTTACTGTCGCAAACACCGGGACGCCTCTCAGGATGGCATTCAAG ACGAAGAGGCTGCTGTGGCCAGTGATTCAGACTCCTCGCCTCCACAAA CGGGCAGAGGAAGGTTTGAGAAGGGGAGGGCCAAGGTCGGATCTCGCGGCCAATCAGAAGAG ACCCGCTCCACCTCCTCACAGGCTGCAGACGAGGAGAGTTCCTCCCT GGACAGGTCTCCTCTTCGGGCCAGCCCGGGAGACGGCGGCCAGCGCTGCGGCTTCTGTCATGCTGGTGAGGAAGAGAACGAAACGAGGGGCATGCTTCATACTGATAACTCCAAAAAAGTGGCGGCACACTACAAATGCATG CTCTTTTCATCGGGGACGGTGCAGCTGACCACCACGTCACGGGCTGAATTTGGAAACTTTGATGTGAAAACAGTCATCCAGGAAATCAAGCGGGGGAAACGAATG aaaTGCACACTCTGCACTCAGTTGGGTGCAACCATCGGGTGTGAAATCAAGGCGTGTGTGAAGACGTACCACTATCACTGCGGCCTGGAGGACAAAGCAAAGTACATTGAAAACATGGCGCGTGGCATTTACAA actATACTGTAAGAACCACAGTGGCAATGAAGAGCGGGATGAAGAAGATGAGGAACGAGAGAATCGCAGTAGACAGAGGGCAGAAAACAACCACGGAGGAACACAAGTCAATGGCAATTAG